The following proteins are co-located in the Labrys monachus genome:
- a CDS encoding alpha-hydroxy acid oxidase translates to MSIKTDLHAAARRALGEELHRYVQGQPIDLAEGAGDPNEAAFAAYRLIPRTMRGQAGIDLATPFFGEDLPAPLAVGAYAADRLLSPDGIGPIAKVCHALGLPLIVSEECITPLAEIAAMHGRLWLQLRAAGPKDRVLRLVDEAARHGARGVVLTVLAPVHPRPGLHPGGVDIAGRIGERGWSTIGDPSGVAALPPFPAWSWTDVADVQRHAAAAGLAVIAKGILHPDDGAAALETGCAGLLVSNIGARQFGRWVAAVDRIGTVRARCGDKAAILVDGGIRNGGDIVIASLLGADIAVVVRPVILALAAGGESAVRRLLLSLIDETAAIASWMGAAKLGDLGADQIIRAQA, encoded by the coding sequence ATGAGCATCAAGACGGATCTCCACGCGGCGGCGAGACGCGCCCTCGGCGAAGAACTCCATCGCTATGTGCAGGGACAGCCGATCGATCTGGCCGAAGGCGCCGGCGACCCGAACGAGGCGGCCTTCGCCGCCTACCGGCTGATCCCGCGGACGATGCGCGGCCAGGCCGGCATCGACCTCGCCACGCCCTTCTTCGGAGAGGACCTGCCGGCCCCCCTCGCCGTGGGCGCCTATGCCGCCGACCGCCTCCTGTCGCCGGACGGCATCGGCCCGATCGCGAAAGTCTGCCATGCGCTCGGCCTGCCGCTCATCGTCTCCGAGGAATGCATCACGCCGCTGGCGGAGATCGCGGCGATGCATGGCCGGCTCTGGCTGCAGCTGCGCGCCGCCGGGCCGAAGGATCGCGTCCTCCGCCTCGTCGACGAGGCGGCGCGGCACGGCGCCCGGGGCGTGGTGCTGACCGTGCTGGCGCCGGTGCATCCGCGCCCCGGCCTCCATCCGGGCGGCGTCGACATCGCCGGACGCATCGGCGAGCGGGGCTGGAGCACCATCGGCGATCCCTCCGGCGTCGCCGCCCTGCCGCCCTTCCCGGCCTGGAGCTGGACGGATGTCGCCGACGTGCAGCGCCACGCCGCGGCAGCGGGCCTCGCCGTCATCGCCAAGGGCATCCTGCATCCCGACGACGGCGCCGCCGCGCTCGAAACGGGATGCGCCGGGCTGCTGGTCTCCAACATCGGAGCGAGGCAGTTCGGGCGCTGGGTCGCCGCCGTGGACCGTATCGGCACCGTCCGGGCGCGCTGCGGCGACAAGGCCGCGATCCTCGTCGACGGCGGCATCCGCAACGGCGGCGACATCGTGATCGCCAGCCTGCTCGGCGCCGACATCGCGGTCGTCGTGCGGCCGGTGATCCTGGCCCTGGCGGCGGGCGGAGAGAGCGCGGTGCGCCGTCTTCTGCTGTCCCTCATCGACGAGACGGCGGCGATCGCGAGCTGGATGGGCGCGGCGAAGCTCGGCGATCTCGGCGCCGACCAGATCATCCGCGCACAGGCCTAG